The genomic DNA GCTTACGGAGCTGTGACAGAGGCTTAGACtcaacatcagcaccagtctGATATAACTCGTCGGTAGACGCCTCCAAAGTTTCGTCAATATCTTTGGCAGTAAAGTTGTTACTAGCTTGTGCTGCGGCCGCTGCAGCTCTTGCCCTTTTGCGCTGCTTTTTAGACAACTGAGCTGTTGGATCTGATTGTAGAGTAACAGGAGGTGGTTGTTTCTTACCCCTGCCATCTCCACCCGAGTTGTCGCCTGATCCAAGACCACCGCCACTTTTAGAGGATTCTCCAGAGGCCATTTCAGCTTTCCtgctaccaccacctctCGTGGATAGAGGTGTCTCTGATGCATTAATGGTATCAACTGGCTCGACACTGTAGGCAGCATTCTGACTCTCATCTGTCCTcactttctttttcaaagatATGAGATCAATTGCATCGTAGTCAGTTTCGTTGCTAGTCGACTCTTGCTCTTTTTGATACcgctcttcttcctctcGTAAATTACGCAAGCTGCTTTCGTTACTGATATTATACTTTAACCATATTGCACTGCGTCCTTTACCTCCAGTTCGCGGATGATACTTGAATTCATGATAAGTCACCTGCGGCTTTTTACAAGACCAGACACTTTCAAATATGGGATCAGGCATGCTATGACTTGCATGCGGTTTGTGATTCAACAAGGGATGCCAGTTTGATGTATGCCACCAGCCATAGGCCCTTGATGATGAGGGAACTGATAGTTTTACAGCTTTCATCCATTTTGGAATCATATTCAAAGCAGCTGTAGGACTTGAAACTTTGAACAAGGACCTATTGAAGTACGGCCATGATGAACGTGAACTCTCTGATTCCGGATCAGAGGAATAACCAGATTTCGAACCCGAATTCACAGGATTGCCACTATCCCCACCAATACGCCATTTATGCCCAATGCCTCCAAGCAGATggatatcatcaaaagcAGATCTACCAATACGGTTTAACTTCAATGGCCGAGGTCTAACACCTCGATAAGGCTGTTTAACCATTATGAGATGATTCAACCACAATTATTAGCACAATTGATCCGCAGTACTAGGCCAACAGTAGATTTTCAAACaatataaagaaaagatttcaaaataatGTTTAACAAGAAAGCAAGCTTGTGCCTTGCCACAACTCAAAAATCCAAACGGGTACCTCTTATCAGTGAACAAGAAGTACAAGCAAAATATAATCTTTGTCGATCTATTAAGTTTCAGAAACCTTCCAGGTCAACAAAGAATAAATGAAAACTATGCCAACTCGATAATTGATTTCAAATAATCAACAATTTGTCAAGACGTTAAGTTACCAATTAGTAACGGAAAATGTGgagtatatatattagcCTTATCTTCTAATCGATAAGGCAACAACTTTCATTATATGCCTCTATTGGGTATTATACCCTAAATTGTCTCGTCATAACTGCAAGTCCGACATCCGATGATCAGTTTCTTACGAGAATACTGCTGGAATGGAAAGTCTGATAAGAGATTTAGAAACTATAAATACTGTCAATTGCTGAATCGAaggtttattatttgtcaGATTTAGTGTTGATACGAGAGGAAAGAAGGTATACCACTCACTGAGAGGGGGTGGGAAGATCTGTAGTGCAAAATTTCAGAACTAAGACTTTTCATAGGGGCGTATTTGCGATGGAGTTGATATTAAATACTCTTTGGGTTCTAATTAGAAGTTCTGAAAAAATTCTGAGTAAATCTAGTTCATGGAGTTCTTTTATAAATAGACAAAGCTTGCACTTCGAACACGTTCACTTTGGTGACATGCGACTCGTTCTGTGCACGTCGTCGTCCCTGCATTATCTCTCTGCAGGAACGTCAAGGATGTGACAGGCAGTAAATAAACAGGTTAGTATACCTGAGAGCTCTAGTACAATTTCttttgttattattttagTCAGTATCAATTAATTGTCAGTCACCTCGCCATGCTTTGCTAATTTACTACTACACGAGCTGTTACGCTGCAATGTCAGAAGGGATCTTTATAGTCTAGTCCATCTTTCTCCATAAAAATTGCCGAACGTGAACAAACAGGTTATACCAATATTTAGTTTAAAGACTCAACGAGATACTAGCAGGAGTATATTTCTGCAAGCTATAGATGTGGCTTGGATAGCTCTGTCACTTTCGACTTGTCGCATCTGACTAGTCGATCAGTGAACTAGTATTTAAATCCCGGATCCCCTGTCAACCTTTTAAACACACACCTTTCgacttttttgaaaatagaTTTTATTCCAAATATTTTGAGTAAGATGTGACGATGTCTCTATATCTTCATAAATACTAACACTCACACTAGACAAAAGACAAATGAACGCACAGCTTAGCAGGTACACAGCAGGAAACCAAGCTGGCCAGGGTACGAATTCTCAGACTGGTCAGACCGGTCAGGGCCAAAATAACGGCCATCAAGGCAAGATGATATCTACCGGGGGTAATGTCAACACATCCAATCAATACTCGAGCACCAACTTCTATAATTCTCTTACCCCAAAAAGTTCCTTTGACTCAATTGGCTCTCTGCATTCACTGGGGTCTAATGTGAGCTCAGTTCCTGTGGGGCTTGCTAGCAACCCCTGGGTTTCGGGGTCCTTTGGTAGTTTCAGtattcctcctcctcttcctccaTCTTCGGGTCGTTCAGAAAATTCAAACTCCTATCATGACTCCTTCAACTTCGCTCCTGCCGACTTGAGTTTTGTAAATGATATCGACCCTCCTAATGAGTACtcatcttcaccttcaCTAAACCTTAGCAACGCTCAAAAGCAACCATTTAAAACTTTGAACAACAAACCTCGTGGTAATCATAACAACAATTCTCTTGGCAATAGTCAATTCAGTAACGCCAGTACGCATCAGCTACACCTTGATCCTGTCATAGAGAACGAGTTCAGAAACATGGCAAAGTCGCTGGAAGAGAAGGAAGCTCTGATTTCTGATTTAAAATTGCAGTTGGAGTCATTAGTGACTGCAGTGGCAGTATGTGGTAGTGTGAATGATAAAGCTGTCCAGGAGGTAATTTcagaaatgaaaatggatGCCACTGAAATTGCACACAGAATCACTATTCGCCTTAAAACGTTAAAAAGCGAGAACGAGCAACTTGGGGTAAGCAATATTATCATACGCTTCACGGTTTGCTAACCCATCACTAACCCATAATAGTCATTGCTGGCTCAAGGCAGAGCCGCAAAATTGGAAGTAGAACTCAGTCTGTGCCGTCGTAATAACGAAAGTTTGgctgttgaaaatgaaatgcTTAAATCCAAACTGCAAAGTAAGTACTGacaatcaatcaatttcGGCATTCGATTTTTACTAACACACACTAACATACAGAGTTGGAAAATCCCGATCAACGTGTCTAAGTAGTAATCTCTTCGTCTCATACCAtacttttttattaatCCAGACATAGCATTGCCAGTTGAAGTCAAGTATATTTTGTAGGTAATATCAATGCTTTATTTTGTTATGAAACGTGTCTTCAACAGGGACACTATTAGTATCTTGAATCCACTCAGATTGTTGGacaatatcagcaagaAGTTTTACATGGGTGTCATCATCCTGTGGAAGTGTTGGACTCAGTAACTCCATACGGGAtgactgatgatgattcaACCGTGGAACCGATGATCTTTGATAACTGGTGTACTTGCTATTCTGTTGTTTTGTAACCATGTCATTGGCATCTTGACCCTCATCCTCTGCATCTCCAGTATCGTTTTCATCCTGGACAGATCCACCAATTGAAAAACTATTCTTGGTCCATGCTAGTAGTCGTAATATCTCGTTACTATCGGGCTTTTCTATAATGCTTACACCCATGATAGACGATTCGAACTGACTACTCAGGTCTATAATCTTAGGCTCGAGTTGACTATCGTAGCTCCATAGTCCAATGGATTTGCTGTCCAATGGAGTTATTAACAACAGAGGTGTCATGCTTTCAGATTTCCAGGTGATCGATTTGATAGTATAAGAATGGGAAATAATTGCTAACAAATCAGGAGATTGGGGATTAGCAATAGACCAAATCCATACCAAATTAGGATATGAATGGACTCTAGTCGCCAGTAGCTGACCGTTGTCAGATATATCCATGGAAATGACGCCGCTAATAATGTTACGCTCATGTTCATTCATCTTTGAATTACTAGTATTAGCGCCGCTATTAGTGAAAATAAATGGCAATCTCACCATTCTATATTCGAATTGATGAGAATCTGGTGAGAGGTATTCTTCCCATAGACAGCAATTTTTGTAAACAGACCCATGAATAAGTATACTGGTGGGCTGACAagttttgatatcaaacaGTGATACGCGGTTTTCACTGTCGCCGACTAGCAACAGCTCAAGATCACGCACGCCAGGATCACTAAAAACATTGACCCACTCTAGACAAGTAGGGAATGCAGCCGATGGAGTGTCTCTCAGCATATCTTCCTTACGTCGAGAAGAAGGTGTCGTATTCACATTTGGCGAGATAAACCCTGGGATATCGTGAAACGTCCGGACAAAAGTACCATCAGCAGCCCATAGATGCACATCATACCCAGCTATAGGGTTATCTATGGCTGCCAGCCAAAGACCGCTAGGTGACCACTTCAAGTCCACTATATCAAGAGCCTCTGAGAGTGGAGTCACCAACTCATTGTCAGCAACAGTTGCATTTATCCGGCAATTATACAGCACGTCATATGTGGTGAACCTAGACACAACCGAAAATCGATTACTGAGACCATCCATGCTCAGATTAGGGGTCTCGCTAACCAATCTGGCGAATTTGGGGCTTCGAatttccatttccacaCCATTGGATGACCAGATCTTCACATCCAAATGGAACCTCGTGAACACAGCTAAACGCACAATCTGCCCAATGTTATTAGGAGTATCTGCTGAGAGCCATTGAACATTGGCAATCTCGTCTTTCCCCGATAAAATCACAGAATGACCAGCCAGATTATCCGGTGCCATTGACTCTCCAGCAGTAGAATGCTTTTTAATAGAAAACGTGCGGATTTCATTCCTAGTAGCAACGGCCACACGCTGTTCAGGACTATGTTTCAAACATCCGTCCCATCGAAtaagaaatatattctgGGCAAACTCGCGAGGCAATTGAATTACATTCTTAGTTGCCAGAGTATCTGTGAACCTGATAACCAGCCTCGACCCATACACGTAAGCCACGTACTCTCCAGACGCCGAAAGCTGCGGAGAACACCGATTGAACGAGAAATTCGAGGCAAACTCGAGGCCCTCCATCCTACTGCAGATTCAGGGGAACTCCAGAACCTCGACTGTTTATTTAACGCGTTACATGCAGCCGTGCTTATTTCACTTCTGAAGTGAAGTGGGCGAAAACGGAAACTGTTAACACCTATATCCGGATTCAGGGTCATagcctccggcagctggggctccgccccagaccccgctgttcctctcgctgcgctcgagtcgattcaTCAGCCATCCCAGGACTTCTTCGAAGTAGTAGAAAGAGAATGTGGGGCTGAGTACAGGGTACAGGTTCCCAGTTTCAAGAGACATGAAATTTAGAGTAGGAAGTAacgaaataataatttacaGAGACATATTACAGAGTCTAGGCGTCAATTTTCGCCTTTTTGTGGGAGTTGGCTTCACGTCTGGTACGCACAGCTTCTGCCAAGTTTTTAAGGGTTTTGTAGGTGGTTTCCCAGTCGATGCAAGCATCGGTGATGGAAACACCGTATTTTAGGGCGTCCTTACCACCTTCCTCGGCGGGGGGGACGTTTTGACGACCAGCATTGATGTTGGATTCAATCATGACACCACAGATACCGGTCTCGCCATTACGGATCTGTTCAGCTACAGCCTCGGCAACAATAGGCTGATTATTGTGATTTTTAGACGAGTTTCCGTGCGAACAGTCGATCATGATTCTGGGGCCGGGCCTTGAATCGGTAACAAGACCAGCTTTTTCTAGCTTCtctttagcagcagccactgaAGCGGCATCAAAGTTCGTGCCGTTCTTACCACCACGGAGAATGACGAAGCTATCGTCATTACCGTCAGTTCCAACAATGGCCACAACACCAGGCTTAGTAACTGAGAGGAAGTGGTGTGGGTTGGCAGCTGCACgtacagcatcaacagcaacatcgAGTCCACCATCAGTACCATTTTTGAATCCAATAGGAAAAGAGAGACCGGAAGCAAGCTCACGATGTAACTGAGACTCAGTAGTACGAGCACCAATTGCACCAACAGAGAAAAGATCTGACAAGAATTGAGGCGAAATAGTATCCAGCATCTCACCAGCAATTGGAAGCTGTTCAGTCAACTTAACAAACAATTCTCTGGAAATTCTTAAACCCTTATTGATCTGGAATGATCCATCGATATCAGGATCATTAATAAGACCCTTCCAACCAACAGTAGTACGAGGCTTTTCTAAGTAAGCTCTCATAACAATATGTAAATCAGAAGATAGCTCAGGAACTACAGAAGCAAGTTTCTGACAATACTCAAGGGCTGCTTTGGGATCGTGAATCGAACATGgtccaacaacaaccaacaGACGGTCATCTTTACCATCTAAAATTTTGCACGTATCTTCTCTTCCCTTaacaatattttctttCGATTTAGTAGTCAGTGGAATAtcatgttgaagaagatcagGTGAAACCAGTGGGTTATATCCCCTGATTCTCCAGTCTTCCAGCCGACTACGGTCACCCAAATGGGTATTATCGAGGAACATTCTAGGTGAAGACTAGATCCGTTAGTATATGTCTAATATTTTTACTAAGCCCTGTCAAATAGATACAGATCAATCTATTGACTGCCACTCATCCAACATcgaaaaataataacaaaCTTCTATCCTAAAGAAAGATCGAGTCCAAGACAGTAGATACAGTCATCAGACCATAGATTATGAAGTTGGATATTTAGGAATTATTAAACATCCATCTGTCTAGCTATCTATCTTAATGCCTTCCAAATTCAGTCACAGAGTCCAATTCCTCTAATCATTGCTAGAAGTACCACATTCCACTTACCGTCATTGTTATTGCCAAATCCTGTATTATGTCTGACGAGTGATCTGATGTATTAAGTGAGAACTGAACTATCGAACCAGGACGattattttgaaagaatgtcacaaaaataaactaaGAGAGATTCTAATTCCTGTTGAAAATGACCTCTGATCTCACTGTTAAAACTAAGTTTgaagtataaatatttgaaaaattcccTAAAGAGTCATTCAAATAGCAAATGCAGGTCAGCCAGCTTTCTATTATAATCCCTTATTTTCTATTGAACTTGGGGACCGAGTCAATCACTGAAATTTCATGCACGTGTGGGTCAAGGGTCTCCTGTATCAGGAAGTTTTCAAAGTTTTCTAAGTCAGGGCCCCAAACGTAAAAATGGTATGATACTCACTCGAGACACTTGGCAGCCGTCTATTTCTACCTGAAGCAGACCTGAACGAGTAACAAATACAGTCGTACTCTCTCAAGTCCAAATAAATTTAACCCACTTCTCCACAAAAAATGGATATTCCAGCCGTTCTGCCGATGCTGTCACACTGAAACACCAAAAAAAGCGGGGAGGGAGCACTGAAGTGGGGCAAGAGGGGCTCTAGAGGGGAAAGCTGCCCCTCCAGCATGCACGGAACAATTTCATATGCATCGTCACTATCCGACCGGATCAATTGCCAGCCGACACTTGGAAAGGGGAAGagttgcctccggcggctggggctccgccccagaccctgtggctcctgcttcgcaggaggttCGTggacggaacgactcgagcgcagcgagaggagcagcggggtctggggcggagccccagccgccggaggcagaccgtCACCCGGCGAGTGAGTCAATTGAGAGGAGAAGCAATTCTCGATTTGCCTGTCTTTGGGAATAGTTTTgggaatttttttgaaaatataaatttGAAATTAATTTGGTGGAAGATTTTGCATGTAAAAGAGAGATGATCGGCGGTCTGGATATTGCAGGGCGATCTGTTTTCGAAATTACGCGAGAGTGCCAGACAGAATTGAGTGTGGTTAAAAGGTGGTTTTCTGATAGAAAATTCTTGAAAAAATTTCCTCGAACTGGTTGCCAAGCTGTGGTTATAGTCTTGATAGTCTTGGCTTGATATCTTGTCAATTGGCATGTCGAGTTCACAGAGTCGAAGCGTGCCACTGGTGAACAGATCACCTGCCAAACGGCCAGTTTCCTCTACTCCACGATCCCCTCTGGCTTCACCCAATAAATCACCGTCAAAATCGAGGAGTGGGAGGCTGAGTCGTGCCGTCAGTAGATTATCAGTTTCAGATTCGATAGATATCTTCGAATCACCATCAGTACTTCTGGAAATCAGTCAGACTGTTGTCAAAGCAGGGTTCCCTGGTGATGCGGTTCCTCAGGTCACTTATCATACAGATATCCCTCTTTGGAATAGACCTGATGATGAATCGGCAGATATCCCTCCCGTTCGcttgtatttattaaatgTGCTACAAGAGATTCTCATCCAGTCGCTGCTGGTAACTCCAAAAAGTATCTCTGTGTTTGTCCTTGAAAGCCCTCTAATATCCAATACGTTTAAACAACTAATTGGACAAGTccttcttctggatctaCAAGTCAAATCAGTCACTTTTCAACCTTTGGCTGTAAATGCAGTAGTAGGTGCTGGTGCGTCATGTGGACTAGTGATAGATCTTGGATGGGACGAAGCAGCCATGATCCCTGTTTATGATTTAAGAGAATTGTCCAGTAAGGCCCGTTTCACCACCCGGTCCACTAAAAAGCTGTTTCATAAGTACAGAGACACTGCATTGGCAGAATCTAAACCATTCACGACTTGGCGTGAGTTCCGGCATCAAACATTAGCATCGACATTTTCCACGAGTGAAATAACGGAATTGGCACAAGAACTCTTCATAAAACAGAACGAGCCTTACCCCGATGATGACAACTTATCATTACCCCTAGTGATTTCGAAATTAATAGGCAGCCTCGACGCCAACCTTCGTGGGCCATGCTCAGAAAACATAGTCTTCACTGGAGGGCTGCAACTCCCCCCTGAAATTTACATCTCAATCATCAACGAAGTACAGACGTCCTGGCCCAAAGCGAGACTAATCCACAGCATCGGAAGCTGGGCTGGCGCCAGCGCATATTTATCCTCCATCATAGCGTATCACTCGCAACTTCACTAAAATCACGATCTGAtcggtctgcctccggcggctggggcgttgccccagaccccactgtGCTCGCTGCTCGAGCAGCCTAGTTGCCCAAGGCTCgattcgagcgaagcgagaagagcaacggggtctggggcagcgccccagccgccggaggcaggtcgGCGACAGAAGGAGAGGAGTCGTCTAAAactgtttctttttgagcTATGAGCTTTATATAAATTACATTTCCTCATCGGAGTCACCGCCATTTTCAGCAGCGTCGGCACCggcttcgtcgtcgtcctcctcttcatcgtcttcgGTGACACCAACAATGACTTCCTTAGCAGACTCTTTGCGAAGGGTCGAGACCTGCTTTCCAAAACTGCCACGGACGGTTCTGTTTGAGAGAGTGTCCCATACTCTGACAATACCCTGGCTACCAGCAGCCACCACGTGGCCAACAGCCTCCTTATCAGGGGCAAAGCCAACAGAGAAGACCTTGCCAATGTCCAAATCACGGGAAAGAATGAGAGAAGGTCCACTGGCAGGCGATAGGTTCCACAGTTTGGTGCTTTTGTCGGTAGATGCAGTGACCATGTATCCATCAATGAACTTATTGACGTCGAAACTGGTGATACCATCATCGTGAGCTTGAAGAGTCCACAGACTTTTGCCTTCTTGACGAGCGTCAAACTTGTGAATGCGACCGTGTTCTGTAGAGATATAAAACTCGTTACCATTGCTGGCCCAGAGGCCTCCCTCAATATCACCGTCGACCTTCCATTTACGCTGGCCCTCGGATCCACTGACTCTTAAATCAGAAACAATAGCAGTGGCATCGTAACCACCAGACAACAAAATCGAGCCCTCAACAGGGTTAAATGCAACAGTACTGACTTTATTGTCATGGAATTGGAAACTTTTAGCACACACTCCATTGTTCAGATCCCACAGCTTTACAGTGGTAtcagcagaaccagatgCTAACAAGTTTCTATGAAGTTTGTTTGCTGACAAGGACAgaacagcatcaacatgGTACTGGTCGTTTCTCAGCTTGGAgttgatcttcttctgcttctttttAGATTTCTTACTAGGGCCAACCGACAAATGGTCATTGGCATTGTCTGGACGTTGACCAAGAATAAGGTCTGGGTAAGCGCTGTCAACAACATCTAAATTCCAAACCTCAATTTCTGGCTCGAAAGTACCGATAGCAGCGAAATTACCAACTCTATCAGGACCAGATGCCTGTACTTTGTTACCAGCCTGGTAACCAATCCACTCTACACAAAGAGGGAACGAGGGAAGCATCAGGTCATGGTGAACATATAAAGTAGGTTCGTCAATAGCATCTTCCTCGTCATTTTTGGACTCAGAGTTCTCGTTATAAACATAAACTTCCAAGTAACTGATATCGTCTTCAGTTTTGGTAGCTAAGATAAGATTGTCAGAGGGCAGGATTTGTAgttcttctctctcttcgtcttcatcctcaGCATTAGGAAGAGTAATATAAGGATCCTTTTCACCGGGTTCGTAGTATGCAAGAGATTGAACACCATTGAACATTCCCATTTTCTCACCCTCTccttcgtcttcgtcgttATCGTAATTTTCCAGATCATACTCTTTCAAGTCGTCGTCCTCTTCGACCTCAGCATCACCATCTTCATTGCTAGCATTAAATTTCACACTCTTCTTTTCAGATTTAACAGCGACATCAACATtttcatcagcagcctcagtcacttcagcatcagcatcagcattgACATCAGCACCCTCGGCCTCTGCCTCCTCAAGAGCCTCCTGAGCGTCTTTCAACTGTAGCTTGGCCAAGTGGGATATCCGCtcgacttcttcgtcattTAAATCGTACTTGACAGGAAACTCTGCTGCAAAGCCCCTTGGGACCCAACTCGTAGCAGaaatcatttttttttcaagtttTCTTTAATCTTTTATCCACCGTTTAAACTATTAAACTTGGATATCAGAATTGATATACAGCAGACGTGAAGTTTCAGTGAtctgcaaaaaaaaatatcatttatCGGAACCCTGACCGCTATCATTTTCTGTGCCATTGTCATGTGACTGAACTCTTAATATACCTGGTCCTAATAAATCAATATTAATTCCTTGCTCTTATTCTGAAGGAAACTTTTAGCAGTTACATATTGACTTGAGCTGTTGGTGCTTCTTAAAGCAGAACACAGCTAGGGTCTATATCAGATAGCTCCCCCTGGAGTATCGAGGTACGGGGGTTAGTGGTGAACTGGTTCATAAAAGAGAACTGACCTAGGGCGCAACAGCGTTGTTTGAGCTTCCCTGAATAGTGTCTCCAGACCCTCGAATTCAACTAGTATTTCCTGGTCCAGTTCATATAATGAGCACTGCCAGATGAATCGACCAAAATTAAGTCTCCGCCTGGTCTCGTTCCAAGTATTATTTCCATCCCGTTGTTGGCTGGACTCTGCAGGTGTACAGACTAAGGGTGCAAATGATTGTATCCCCTGTTTATGGCATTTGAATCCATGAGTAAGTGAAGTACAAGTGAAATTATATAATTCTCGTTTGTTTCTTATTGACAGATATATAAGTAATCATATTTTCACCAGTTTTAATCTGCCGAATAAGTGGCATATGTGTTGAGCCTTCAccttttcattttctatGCTGAtaccattgctgctggattcCTTTAGATTCAAGCTTCGTGAACAGTCCCAAGGCCTGACTCGATtgaagcgagaggagcagcggcGTCTGGAgtggagccccagccgccgaaggCATCTAACTGTTCCATGACTCTATCACCATATTAGCTCATGACAGTAATACAAT from Sugiyamaella lignohabitans strain CBS 10342 chromosome D, complete sequence includes the following:
- the MUM2 gene encoding Mum2p (Protein essential for meiotic DNA replication and sporulation; cytoplasmic protein; subunit of the MIS complex which controls mRNA methylation during during the induction of sporulation; also interacts with Orc2p, which is a component of the origin recognition complex; GO_component: GO:0036396 - MIS complex [Evidence IDA,IPI] [PMID 22685417]; GO_component: GO:0005737 - cytoplasm [Evidence IEA,IEA]; GO_component: GO:0005737 - cytoplasm [Evidence IDA] [PMID 14562095]; GO_component: GO:0005730 - nucleolus [Evidence IEA]; GO_component: GO:0005634 - nucleus [Evidence IEA]; GO_function: GO:0005515 - protein binding [Evidence IPI] [PMID 22685417]; GO_process: GO:0080009 - mRNA methylation [Evidence IGI,IMP] [PMID 22685417]; GO_process: GO:0007126 - meiotic nuclear division [Evidence IEA]; GO_process: GO:0007126 - meiotic nuclear division [Evidence IMP] [PMID 22685417]; GO_process: GO:2000221 - negative regulation of pseudohyphal growth [Evidence IMP] [PMID 22685417]; GO_process: GO:0006279 - premeiotic DNA replication [Evidence IGI] [PMID 11238403]; GO_process: GO:0006279 - premeiotic DNA replication [Evidence IMP] [PMID 9504908]; GO_process: GO:0030435 - sporulation resulting in formation of a cellular spore [Evidence IEA]), translated to MNAQLSRYTAGNQAGQGTNSQTGQTGQGQNNGHQGKMISTGGNVNTSNQYSSTNFYNSLTPKSSFDSIGSLHSLGSNVSSVPVGLASNPWVSGSFGSFSIPPPLPPSSGRSENSNSYHDSFNFAPADLSFVNDIDPPNEYSSSPSLNLSNAQKQPFKTLNNKPRGNHNNNSLGNSQFSNASTHQLHLDPVIENEFRNMAKSLEEKEALISDLKLQLESLVTAVAVCGSVNDKAVQEVISEMKMDATEIAHRITIRLKTLKSENEQLGVSNIIIRFTVC
- the ARO3 gene encoding 3-deoxy-7-phosphoheptulonate synthase ARO3 (3-deoxy-D-arabino-heptulosonate-7-phosphate (DAHP) synthase; catalyzes the first step in aromatic amino acid biosynthesis and is feedback-inhibited by phenylalanine or high concentration of tyrosine or tryptophan; GO_component: GO:0005737 - cytoplasm [Evidence IDA] [PMID 14562095]; GO_component: GO:0005739 - mitochondrion [Evidence IDA] [PMID 14576278]; GO_component: GO:0005739 - mitochondrion [Evidence IDA] [PMID 16823961]; GO_component: GO:0005634 - nucleus [Evidence IDA] [PMID 14562095]; GO_function: GO:0003849 - 3-deoxy-7-phosphoheptulonate synthase activity [Evidence IEA,IEA]; GO_function: GO:0003849 - 3-deoxy-7-phosphoheptulonate synthase activity [Evidence IDA] [PMID 2880280]; GO_function: GO:0003824 - catalytic activity [Evidence IEA]; GO_function: GO:0016740 - transferase activity [Evidence IEA]; GO_process: GO:0009073 - aromatic amino acid family biosynthetic process [Evidence IEA,IEA]; GO_process: GO:0009058 - biosynthetic process [Evidence IEA]; GO_process: GO:0008652 - cellular amino acid biosynthetic process [Evidence IEA]; GO_process: GO:0009423 - chorismate biosynthetic process [Evidence IEA]; GO_process: GO:0009423 - chorismate biosynthetic process [Evidence TAS] [PMID 1943992]; GO_process: GO:0006950 - response to stress [Evidence IEA]) → MFLDNTHLGDRSRLEDWRIRGYNPLVSPDLLQHDIPLTTKSKENIVKGREDTCKILDGKDDRLLVVVGPCSIHDPKAALEYCQKLASVVPELSSDLHIVMRAYLEKPRTTVGWKGLINDPDIDGSFQINKGLRISRELFVKLTEQLPIAGEMLDTISPQFLSDLFSVGAIGARTTESQLHRELASGLSFPIGFKNGTDGGLDVAVDAVRAAANPHHFLSVTKPGVVAIVGTDGNDDSFVILRGGKNGTNFDAASVAAAKEKLEKAGLVTDSRPGPRIMIDCSHGNSSKNHNNQPIVAEAVAEQIRNGETGICGVMIESNINAGRQNVPPAEEGGKDALKYGVSITDACIDWETTYKTLKNLAEAVRTRREANSHKKAKIDA